The sequence CACTATTTGAAAACCCCACTACCGGAATCAACCGGTAGGCTTCTATCTTTCTCAGATCTTTTAAGATTTGCAAACCATCTTTACCGGGAAGATGAATATCAAGTAGCAATACAGAAACGGGTATACCCTCACTAAGAAAAAGTAATAATTCTTTTTCGTCTTCTACAAAATAATAATACCACTGAGGAAAATGATGGTCAAGCAAGCGGGAAAGCAGAAACCTTTCATCCGGGTTATCTTCAAGAATCAACAATGAGAAAACATTTTCCATAGCTAATTACAACGAAATAGACAGACTAGCTGTCAGAAAACACAAAAACAACTACACAAACAAAAATAAACAAATTCAGAAGGAATGATTTGTAAGGTTGTACTACCTGCGAAACAGAATTCTTTACTATGCATTAGAAATTACTTTATGATATGTCCTACCCATGATCCATCACCCATCCGATAGAATAAAAGAGAATCTTTTCTGTTACTCACTTTCCCCTGTTTATCTTTCACTTTTCCTTCCCAGTGTATCAACCAGGCATCTCCGTTTTCGCCTATCGCCTTTTTTTGTTCTGTTACAGTATAGGATACCACTGTTTTTGTCTCTGTCACCAGTTGT comes from Xanthocytophaga agilis and encodes:
- a CDS encoding response regulator, translated to MENVFSLLILEDNPDERFLLSRLLDHHFPQWYYYFVEDEKELLLFLSEGIPVSVLLLDIHLPGKDGLQILKDLRKIEAYRLIPVVGFSNSATMEAAYQLVIGGATTLFQKPVVPEETISLLRTLPAFAAKVH